One Pararhizobium sp. IMCC3301 DNA segment encodes these proteins:
- a CDS encoding nucleoside hydrolase — protein sequence MPNIRSIIIDTDPGQDDALAILLALASPELNVLGIVAVAGNVPLALTTRNIRIVCELAGRQDVPVYAGADRPLKRALVTAEHVHGKTGLDGVELPEPTMALQRQRGADFIVETVMKQPEASVTLCTLGPLTNVAMALQKEPRIAARLKGLVMIGGGFFEGGNITPAAEFNIFVDPEAAAIVLESGIATTMIPLDCTHQALTSGTRIGGFRTLRSRVGDACAGWMEFFERFDEDKYGTDGGPLHDPNVIAYLLEPEIYASRFINVTVETGSELTLGMTVADWWQVSARPPNVTYVRNLDDDAFYRLLLQRIARL from the coding sequence GTGCCAAACATTCGTTCCATCATCATCGATACAGATCCGGGGCAGGATGACGCTCTGGCGATCCTGCTGGCGCTGGCAAGCCCGGAACTGAATGTGTTGGGCATTGTCGCAGTTGCCGGCAATGTGCCGCTTGCGCTGACGACCCGCAATATCCGTATAGTTTGTGAGCTGGCGGGGCGGCAGGACGTCCCGGTCTATGCCGGTGCTGACCGGCCGCTGAAGCGGGCGCTGGTAACGGCGGAACATGTCCATGGCAAGACCGGACTTGACGGGGTCGAGCTGCCGGAACCGACCATGGCGCTGCAGCGCCAGCGTGGCGCGGATTTCATTGTCGAGACGGTCATGAAACAACCGGAAGCCAGTGTCACGCTTTGCACGCTGGGACCTTTGACGAATGTCGCCATGGCGCTGCAGAAAGAACCGCGCATCGCCGCACGCCTGAAAGGTCTTGTGATGATTGGGGGAGGGTTTTTTGAAGGTGGCAACATCACTCCGGCGGCGGAATTCAATATTTTTGTCGATCCGGAAGCAGCTGCGATTGTGCTGGAGAGCGGTATTGCCACCACAATGATCCCGCTTGACTGTACCCATCAGGCACTGACCAGCGGCACGCGAATTGGCGGTTTTCGAACTCTTCGGTCCCGGGTCGGTGATGCCTGTGCCGGCTGGATGGAGTTCTTTGAACGCTTCGATGAGGATAAATACGGCACGGATGGCGGTCCTCTGCATGATCCGAATGTCATTGCCTATCTGCTGGAACCGGAAATCTATGCCTCCCGTTTCATCAATGTCACGGTGGAAACCGGGTCGGAACTGACACTGGGAATGACTGTCGCAGACTGGTGGCAGGTGTCCGCCCGACCGCCGAATGTCACCTATGTCCGTAATCTTGATGATGATGCATTTTACCGGTTGCTGCTGCAGCGCATTGCCCGGCTTTGA
- a CDS encoding outer membrane protein: MLFKKICFAGTALIFSSGMAIGADFAQPVYIEPFEPAPLPPAGFYASLHAGYVMPEDVDGEIELGGTTGIDVEVEDGYRIGGSVGYDFNSMIGVEAEVSYSATDVDSISGGGVTFNTSGDARILTLMGNVIVGNQYDRWRPYVGIGAGAAHVNIDVTVPVIDDLDDSDWAFAAQAMAGVDFSLTDTVSLGARYRYIHIGSTDYTDGGDDPVSIDSFGTHNIEAVLKVKFGEY; encoded by the coding sequence ATGCTTTTCAAGAAAATATGTTTTGCGGGAACAGCGCTGATATTCTCAAGCGGTATGGCAATAGGCGCGGATTTCGCCCAGCCAGTGTATATTGAACCATTTGAGCCCGCACCGCTTCCGCCTGCCGGATTTTACGCCAGCCTTCATGCCGGCTATGTGATGCCGGAAGATGTAGATGGCGAGATCGAGCTTGGCGGCACGACCGGTATTGATGTCGAAGTTGAAGATGGCTACCGCATCGGTGGTTCGGTTGGCTATGATTTCAACAGCATGATCGGCGTTGAGGCAGAGGTCAGCTATTCTGCCACTGATGTTGATTCAATTTCCGGAGGAGGCGTTACTTTCAATACGAGTGGCGATGCCCGCATTCTGACCCTCATGGGTAATGTGATCGTTGGTAATCAATATGATCGCTGGCGCCCATATGTGGGTATTGGCGCAGGTGCGGCTCACGTAAATATTGATGTTACAGTACCTGTGATCGATGATCTCGACGACAGCGATTGGGCTTTTGCGGCCCAGGCCATGGCCGGAGTGGATTTCAGCTTGACTGATACTGTGTCACTGGGTGCCAGATATCGATATATCCATATCGGTTCAACCGATTATACGGATGGTGGCGATGATCCTGTTTCCATTGATTCATTCGGCACTCACAATATTGAAGCGGTGCTGAAGGTTAAATTTGGCGAATATTGA
- the ftsH gene encoding ATP-dependent zinc metalloprotease FtsH, giving the protein MNGNFRNFALWIIIGLLLIALFNLFQNPGQQNRGDSVPYSQFISEVEQGSVRSVTIAGSEISGVYNNNGRFLTRAPDNADFVDKLTERGVAVTAEPPNTEGFSLIGLLISWLPMILILGVWIFFMRQMQGGGRGGAMGFGKSKAKLLTEEHGRVTFDDVAGVDEAKEDLEEIVEFLREPQKFQRLGGRIPRGVLLVGPPGTGKTLLARSVAGEANVPFFTISGSDFVEMFVGVGASRVRDMFEQAKKSAPCIIFIDEIDAVGRHRGAGLGGGNDEREQTLNQLLVEMDGFEANEGVIIIAATNRPDVLDPALLRPGRFDREVVVPNPDVTGREKILKVHVRNVPLAPDVNLKTVARGTPGFSGADLMNLVNESALLAARRSKRIVTMNEFEDAKDKVMMGAERRTLVMTEDEKKLTAYHEAGHAIVAMNVAKTDPVHKATIIPRGRALGMVMQLPERDQISMSLTEMTSRLAIMMGGRVAEEQTFGPENVTSGASSDIEQATRLARAMVTRWGFSDKLGKVAYGDNQEEVFLGHSVARTQNVSEDTAQIIDAEVRRIVEDGFDEAEKILTDKKNDLEMLAQALLEYETLSGEEIKELLKGNPPVREDDDTPSTPRGSAVPNAGAPKSKPSEPDPGMEPQPS; this is encoded by the coding sequence ATGAACGGAAACTTCCGCAATTTTGCGCTTTGGATCATTATCGGCCTGCTGCTGATCGCGCTGTTTAACCTGTTTCAAAATCCAGGTCAGCAAAATCGCGGTGACTCGGTGCCGTACTCACAGTTCATCAGTGAAGTGGAGCAGGGGTCCGTGCGTAGTGTCACTATTGCAGGCTCTGAAATCAGTGGCGTTTACAACAATAATGGCCGTTTTCTGACCCGTGCGCCGGACAATGCCGACTTTGTCGACAAGCTGACCGAGCGTGGCGTAGCCGTAACGGCAGAGCCGCCGAACACTGAAGGCTTCAGCCTGATCGGCCTGCTGATCTCCTGGCTACCGATGATCCTCATTCTCGGTGTGTGGATATTCTTCATGCGCCAGATGCAGGGCGGTGGCCGTGGTGGAGCAATGGGTTTTGGCAAATCGAAAGCGAAACTTCTGACCGAAGAACATGGCCGAGTGACCTTTGACGATGTTGCCGGTGTGGACGAAGCCAAGGAAGATCTGGAAGAAATCGTCGAATTTCTGCGCGAACCGCAGAAGTTCCAGCGGCTCGGCGGACGCATTCCGCGCGGCGTGCTGCTGGTTGGACCTCCGGGCACCGGTAAAACCTTGCTGGCGCGGTCTGTTGCCGGGGAAGCCAACGTGCCGTTCTTCACGATTTCCGGATCTGACTTTGTGGAAATGTTTGTCGGCGTGGGTGCAAGCCGTGTGCGCGACATGTTCGAGCAGGCCAAGAAAAGTGCGCCCTGCATCATCTTCATCGATGAGATTGACGCTGTGGGACGGCACCGCGGTGCCGGTCTTGGTGGCGGCAATGACGAGCGCGAGCAGACGCTGAACCAGCTGCTGGTGGAAATGGACGGCTTTGAAGCCAATGAAGGCGTGATCATCATTGCTGCCACCAACCGGCCTGACGTGCTTGATCCTGCGCTGCTGCGCCCGGGCCGTTTTGACCGCGAAGTGGTGGTGCCGAATCCTGACGTGACGGGCCGAGAAAAAATCCTGAAGGTGCATGTGCGCAACGTGCCGCTGGCACCGGATGTCAATTTGAAAACGGTTGCGCGTGGAACACCGGGCTTTTCCGGAGCGGATCTGATGAACCTCGTCAACGAGTCTGCCTTGCTGGCGGCACGGCGCTCCAAGCGCATCGTCACCATGAATGAGTTTGAAGATGCCAAGGACAAAGTGATGATGGGCGCGGAACGACGTACCCTGGTGATGACTGAAGACGAGAAAAAACTCACGGCCTATCATGAAGCGGGCCATGCCATCGTGGCGATGAATGTGGCGAAGACTGATCCTGTTCACAAGGCAACTATCATTCCGCGCGGACGGGCGCTCGGTATGGTCATGCAATTGCCTGAGCGCGACCAGATTTCCATGAGCCTGACTGAAATGACGAGCCGTTTGGCTATCATGATGGGTGGCCGGGTTGCTGAAGAGCAGACCTTTGGCCCGGAGAATGTTACCTCCGGTGCATCTTCCGATATCGAGCAGGCCACACGACTGGCGCGTGCCATGGTGACCCGCTGGGGCTTTTCCGACAAGCTCGGCAAGGTTGCCTATGGCGACAATCAGGAAGAGGTTTTCCTGGGACATTCTGTGGCCCGGACCCAGAATGTATCGGAGGACACAGCGCAGATTATTGATGCGGAAGTGCGCCGGATTGTCGAAGATGGCTTTGATGAGGCGGAGAAAATTCTGACCGACAAGAAGAATGATCTTGAAATGCTGGCTCAGGCGTTGCTGGAATATGAAACTCTCAGCGGTGAGGAAATCAAGGAATTGCTGAAGGGTAATCCGCCGGTGCGTGAGGATGATGATACTCCATCGACACCACGTGGTTCGGCCGTGCCGAATGCAGGGGCGCCCAAGTCAAAGCCCTCCGAGCCGGACCCCGGCATGGAGCCACAACCGTCCTGA
- the tilS gene encoding tRNA lysidine(34) synthetase TilS: MHLREEFPDTLLSAFSDFVPCLTLLDWHQRVAVAVSGGGDSMALLASVLEARRVNAVSQPLQVLTVDHKLRAASADEAAGVASFCAQHNAGHTILTWTGDRPASGIAERARIIRRDLLLAECSRLGIRQLLLAHTMDDVAETLLMRVRRGGLRGHASIAPQTRYSQIRVLRPFLSLRRDVLRKALADAGISWVEDPSNSNLRFERPRVRRTLQMLDEGSFTTERIVAYAALMGRWRTIMARQIAVTIESGCRLDGADVQLQSRSLRCIPRLIAVETLRELVRFTGGDAYMIDFAQATQAVDRILNTAGSVRSFSAGRCVMSRGSDGVWTLSRALRDLPTVSIAAGQTLCWDGRFVIKLSESADEPGEIRPHRTVPVGCPEHLPYAVNFRPRVLDGPVACTDEPVFAALSALVQA, from the coding sequence ATGCATCTGAGGGAAGAGTTTCCCGACACTTTGCTTTCCGCATTCTCTGACTTTGTGCCGTGTCTGACGCTGCTGGACTGGCACCAGCGCGTCGCTGTGGCGGTTTCGGGCGGTGGCGACAGTATGGCTTTGCTGGCGAGTGTCCTTGAGGCCCGGCGGGTCAATGCCGTCTCGCAGCCTCTTCAGGTTTTGACCGTGGATCACAAATTGCGGGCCGCCTCGGCAGATGAAGCAGCTGGTGTGGCCAGTTTCTGCGCGCAACATAACGCAGGCCACACGATTCTGACCTGGACTGGCGACAGGCCGGCCTCCGGGATTGCCGAACGGGCCCGCATCATCCGCCGTGATTTGCTGCTGGCGGAATGCAGCAGACTGGGGATCCGGCAATTGCTGCTCGCGCATACAATGGATGATGTCGCTGAGACGCTTTTGATGCGTGTCCGGCGCGGCGGTCTGCGTGGCCATGCCTCCATCGCACCGCAGACCCGGTATTCGCAGATCAGAGTGCTGCGACCGTTTTTGTCGTTGCGCCGGGATGTCCTGCGCAAAGCGCTTGCTGACGCCGGCATCAGTTGGGTCGAGGACCCGAGCAACAGCAATTTGCGCTTCGAGCGGCCGCGGGTGCGCAGGACGCTGCAGATGTTGGATGAAGGAAGCTTCACCACAGAGCGAATCGTCGCCTATGCCGCCTTGATGGGCCGCTGGCGCACAATCATGGCGCGGCAAATAGCGGTGACGATTGAATCAGGATGCCGGCTGGATGGTGCGGATGTGCAACTGCAATCGCGGTCCCTGCGCTGCATTCCCAGATTAATTGCCGTGGAAACCCTGCGGGAGTTGGTCCGGTTTACCGGAGGCGATGCCTATATGATTGATTTTGCCCAGGCGACACAGGCGGTTGACAGAATTTTGAACACTGCAGGCAGTGTCAGGAGCTTTTCTGCCGGACGCTGTGTTATGTCCCGTGGATCAGACGGGGTCTGGACCTTGTCACGGGCGCTTCGTGATCTGCCGACAGTGTCGATTGCCGCAGGGCAGACACTCTGCTGGGATGGCAGGTTTGTCATCAAATTGTCCGAATCTGCGGATGAACCGGGCGAAATCCGACCGCACCGGACTGTGCCGGTTGGTTGCCCCGAGCATTTGCCATATGCGGTGAATTTCCGGCCACGCGTGCTGGACGGACCGGTTGCATGTACGGACGAGCCTGTTTTCGCGGCCCTTTCGGCACTTGTGCAGGCCTGA
- the ybgF gene encoding tol-pal system protein YbgF, producing the protein MPLVAKPLSVLTTMALLVLFALPVAAQSSRDMAELSMRVDRLEAQIRDLTGQIERLTYSLQNGSSGAVGGAQPQNQTRDAVPSPSAPLGSAVQPQSNSGLGAPPRNLGTLSTAEGAPLDLSALIGATGGLGVEPVPPSSTQGAPATGASFGNSPRDEYELAYGYILRGDYETAEASLRQFLIDNPSDPLASDARFWLGESLFVRGNYRGAANEFLEAYSKFPGSAKAPDSLLKLGMSLRELGEKEAACATFAELVRKYPAASTPVKERVRDERRSARCI; encoded by the coding sequence ATGCCACTGGTAGCAAAACCCCTTTCCGTTCTTACGACGATGGCGCTGCTTGTTCTGTTTGCCCTGCCGGTAGCTGCGCAAAGCTCCAGGGATATGGCAGAGCTGTCCATGCGTGTGGACCGTCTTGAGGCACAAATTCGCGACCTGACTGGCCAGATTGAGAGGCTGACATATTCGCTTCAGAACGGCTCGTCTGGCGCTGTTGGCGGCGCTCAGCCACAAAACCAGACACGTGATGCTGTGCCCAGCCCCTCCGCACCGCTGGGTTCGGCAGTGCAACCGCAATCCAATTCCGGCCTTGGAGCACCACCGCGGAATCTCGGGACATTGTCTACCGCAGAGGGCGCTCCACTCGATCTGTCCGCTCTGATCGGCGCGACTGGCGGGCTTGGCGTTGAGCCTGTGCCGCCATCGTCCACACAAGGCGCACCGGCAACGGGTGCGTCGTTCGGAAATTCGCCGCGCGATGAATATGAACTTGCCTATGGCTATATTCTGCGCGGCGACTATGAGACGGCGGAAGCTTCTTTGCGGCAGTTCCTGATTGACAATCCCTCCGATCCGCTTGCCAGTGATGCTCGTTTCTGGCTTGGCGAAAGCCTGTTCGTGCGCGGCAATTACCGGGGCGCTGCAAATGAATTTCTCGAAGCCTATTCCAAATTTCCGGGCAGTGCGAAAGCACCTGACAGCCTCCTGAAACTTGGGATGTCGTTGCGTGAGCTGGGGGAAAAGGAAGCCGCCTGTGCCACCTTCGCTGAACTGGTGCGCAAATATCCAGCGGCCTCAACACCGGTGAAGGAACGTGTGCGGGATGAGCGAAGATCGGCCAGATGCATCTGA
- the pal gene encoding peptidoglycan-associated lipoprotein Pal yields the protein MAHTIRASVAVKMLAVLLLGLAVAGCAGKKYDVNASGGANATPGSAQDFAVNVGDRVFFETDSTDLTARARTTLDLQSQWLARYPTYNFVVEGHADERGTREYNIALGARRAAAVRAYLIARGVNSGRMSTISYGKERPVAVCNDISCWSQNRRSVTSLKGAGS from the coding sequence ATGGCACACACAATCCGTGCCAGCGTCGCAGTCAAAATGTTGGCTGTATTATTACTTGGCCTTGCCGTTGCAGGCTGTGCTGGAAAAAAATATGATGTGAATGCTTCCGGTGGGGCAAATGCAACACCTGGATCGGCGCAGGACTTTGCTGTCAATGTGGGGGACCGCGTGTTCTTTGAAACGGACAGCACTGATCTGACCGCCCGTGCCAGAACCACTCTGGATTTGCAGTCACAGTGGCTGGCAAGATATCCAACCTACAATTTCGTAGTTGAAGGTCACGCCGATGAACGCGGCACCAGGGAATACAATATTGCCCTTGGCGCACGGCGTGCCGCTGCGGTGCGTGCTTATCTGATTGCCCGCGGCGTGAATTCCGGCCGGATGAGTACAATTTCCTACGGCAAGGAGCGCCCCGTTGCCGTGTGTAACGATATTTCCTGCTGGTCTCAGAACCGCCGTTCAGTGACATCGCTGAAAGGCGCCGGCAGCTAG
- the tolB gene encoding Tol-Pal system beta propeller repeat protein TolB — protein MPMRAILFAFALAFAFSTSASAQLKLDITRGNIQPLPIAVPSFVGASGQADQLSQNVSQVIIDDLERSALFRAIDPATFIDQTASPDAVPRFPDWRVLDAQALAVGRITQEADGRISAEFRLWDVFAGKQIAGQRFFTQPDNWRRVAHIIADAIYERLTGEKGYFDTRIVFVDETGPKDNRTKRLAIMDQDGASLQYLTSGGELVLTPRFSPSRQEITYMSYATGNPQVFLLNIDTGQREVVGNFPGMTFAPRFSPDGQRVVMSLQQDGNANIYVMDLRSKRTTRLTNSPSIDTSPSFSPDGARIVFESDRGGSQQLYVMGANGGEATRISFGEGSYSTPVWSPRGDLIAFTKLYQGQFLIGVMQTDGSGERILTAGFHNEGPTWAPNGRVLMFFREQQGGNAGPALWSIDLTGYNERKVPTPNFASDPAWSPLLN, from the coding sequence ATGCCAATGCGGGCAATTCTGTTTGCCTTTGCACTTGCTTTTGCCTTTTCCACTTCGGCATCAGCGCAGCTCAAACTGGATATTACACGCGGTAATATCCAGCCGCTGCCGATTGCAGTTCCCAGCTTTGTCGGCGCATCGGGGCAGGCCGATCAACTCAGCCAGAATGTTTCTCAGGTGATTATCGATGATCTGGAACGATCTGCCCTGTTCCGGGCAATCGATCCTGCAACTTTTATCGACCAGACTGCGAGTCCCGATGCGGTGCCGCGCTTTCCCGACTGGCGGGTTCTGGACGCCCAGGCACTGGCAGTGGGGCGCATTACCCAGGAAGCCGATGGCCGGATCAGCGCTGAGTTCCGGCTTTGGGACGTGTTTGCCGGTAAACAGATTGCCGGCCAGCGCTTCTTTACGCAGCCCGACAATTGGCGACGCGTGGCTCATATCATTGCAGATGCTATCTATGAGCGCCTGACCGGTGAGAAAGGCTATTTTGACACACGCATCGTGTTCGTTGACGAGACCGGCCCCAAGGACAATCGCACCAAGCGTCTGGCGATCATGGATCAAGATGGCGCTTCTCTACAATATCTGACCAGTGGCGGCGAGCTGGTGCTGACACCGCGCTTCAGCCCAAGCCGTCAGGAAATCACCTACATGTCCTATGCGACAGGCAATCCGCAGGTGTTTTTGTTGAATATCGATACAGGCCAGCGCGAAGTGGTGGGCAATTTTCCCGGCATGACGTTTGCGCCGCGCTTCTCACCGGACGGTCAGCGAGTGGTGATGAGCCTGCAACAGGACGGCAACGCCAACATCTATGTCATGGATCTGCGCTCCAAGCGGACAACGCGGCTGACGAATTCGCCTTCGATCGACACATCGCCTTCCTTCTCACCGGATGGCGCGCGCATTGTGTTTGAATCGGACCGGGGCGGCTCACAACAGCTCTATGTGATGGGTGCCAATGGTGGTGAAGCAACGCGAATCAGTTTCGGTGAAGGGTCATATTCAACCCCTGTATGGTCTCCGCGTGGTGATCTGATTGCGTTTACGAAGCTCTATCAGGGACAGTTTCTGATTGGCGTGATGCAGACCGACGGTTCAGGCGAACGCATTCTGACGGCGGGATTTCACAATGAAGGACCGACCTGGGCTCCCAATGGCCGTGTTCTGATGTTCTTCCGCGAACAGCAGGGCGGAAATGCCGGGCCTGCATTGTGGTCCATTGACCTGACCGGCTATAATGAACGGAAGGTGCCGACACCGAATTTTGCTTCAGATCCCGCCTGGTCACCATTGCTGAATTAG
- a CDS encoding cell envelope biogenesis protein TolA, with product MRTGLIISSFAHVAVLTWGMFAMPAPARLEAPDIDALPIEIVPFEELSQKRAGDLKAKPETPPPVKPEPVPPKPVKTDKPVEKPQDQPAPKVVEATPPPAPAPPAPEPDPVAEPVEPEPAPPEPVETKQPEVEPEPAKQLAKAPPPRKKPKPPAQPTPPKQEDFSSDKIAALLNKQKPQGAAPEPVQQQLGVQGGDNSNQLSQNEIDFLRRQLESCWSLQAGMEAAESIAVQVQMVLNIDGSLAGAPRVMNSGPGLSFQIAAERALRAVQACAPYSYMPQEKYDTWSVIEFNFDPSKMFQG from the coding sequence ATGAGAACCGGTCTGATCATTTCCAGTTTTGCCCATGTGGCCGTCCTGACCTGGGGGATGTTTGCCATGCCAGCGCCTGCGCGTCTGGAAGCACCGGATATTGACGCCCTGCCGATTGAAATTGTGCCGTTTGAAGAATTGTCACAAAAACGGGCAGGCGATCTGAAAGCCAAACCGGAAACGCCGCCGCCGGTCAAACCTGAACCGGTACCGCCGAAACCGGTAAAAACCGACAAGCCGGTGGAAAAACCGCAAGACCAGCCTGCGCCAAAGGTGGTTGAAGCAACGCCGCCACCAGCGCCAGCCCCTCCAGCGCCAGAGCCGGACCCTGTTGCTGAACCTGTTGAGCCGGAGCCTGCGCCGCCCGAACCGGTGGAAACCAAGCAGCCGGAAGTAGAGCCGGAACCTGCCAAGCAGTTGGCAAAAGCGCCGCCGCCGCGCAAAAAGCCCAAACCGCCGGCGCAGCCAACGCCTCCCAAACAGGAGGATTTCAGCAGTGACAAGATTGCTGCTCTGCTCAACAAACAGAAGCCGCAAGGCGCTGCACCGGAACCTGTACAACAGCAGCTTGGTGTCCAGGGTGGTGATAATTCAAATCAGCTCAGCCAGAATGAAATCGACTTTTTGCGCCGTCAGCTGGAAAGCTGCTGGAGTCTGCAGGCCGGTATGGAAGCGGCGGAAAGCATTGCAGTGCAGGTTCAGATGGTCCTCAATATTGACGGAAGCCTTGCCGGCGCGCCCCGGGTTATGAATTCCGGTCCGGGACTTTCGTTTCAGATCGCTGCGGAACGCGCCTTGCGTGCCGTCCAGGCCTGTGCACCCTATTCGTATATGCCACAGGAAAAATATGACACTTGGAGTGTGATCGAGTTCAACTTCGATCCTTCAAAAATGTTTCAGGGATGA
- the tolR gene encoding protein TolR has translation MGVNVSGGRRSGGRRRNGRGHQPPMSEINVTPMVDVMLVLLIIFMVAAPLLTVGVPIDLPETRARQLSGDTEPISISINAEGVVFLQETEIPIDEIVEKLTAIAKNGYEERIYVRGDRNTDYGTIMQLMGTISAAGFTRLGLVTTERQAGK, from the coding sequence ATGGGTGTCAACGTAAGTGGTGGCAGGCGATCAGGTGGGCGACGCCGGAACGGGCGTGGCCATCAGCCGCCGATGAGCGAAATCAACGTCACACCGATGGTCGATGTGATGCTGGTGCTGCTGATCATCTTCATGGTCGCAGCGCCGCTTCTGACCGTTGGTGTTCCGATTGATCTGCCGGAAACCAGGGCGCGGCAATTAAGTGGTGACACCGAACCGATCAGCATCTCGATCAATGCCGAGGGCGTTGTATTTCTTCAGGAAACTGAAATTCCGATTGACGAGATCGTCGAAAAGCTGACCGCGATTGCGAAGAACGGTTACGAGGAACGCATTTATGTGCGTGGCGACAGAAACACGGATTACGGTACAATCATGCAGTTAATGGGGACGATCAGCGCAGCCGGATTTACCCGGCTTGGCCTGGTCACCACTGAACGACAAGCGGGCAAGTAA
- the tolQ gene encoding protein TolQ has translation MEDLGQSALSAGANISLWSLFIQAHLIVKIVMIGLILASVWCWAIMIDKTILYRRAKGQMDRFEQIFWSGQSLEELYRTLSQRNNTGSAALFVTAMREWKRTYEGGARSIGGLQMRLDKVMDVAIAQQTERWEQRLLILATVGSAGPFIGLFGTVWGIMTSFQAIAAAQTTNLAVVAPGIAEALLATALGLLAAIPAVIAYNKFSSQLGRLTTRLEGFADEFSAILSRQMDERA, from the coding sequence ATGGAAGATCTTGGCCAGTCCGCGCTGAGTGCAGGGGCGAACATTTCGCTGTGGTCTCTGTTTATTCAGGCGCACCTGATCGTGAAAATTGTCATGATCGGGCTGATACTGGCATCGGTCTGGTGCTGGGCGATCATGATTGACAAAACAATCCTGTATCGCCGCGCAAAGGGCCAGATGGACAGGTTTGAACAGATTTTCTGGTCGGGCCAGTCGCTGGAAGAATTATACCGCACACTTTCGCAACGCAACAATACCGGGTCGGCAGCGCTGTTTGTCACCGCCATGCGCGAATGGAAACGCACTTATGAAGGCGGCGCACGGTCGATTGGCGGCCTGCAGATGCGTCTCGACAAGGTCATGGATGTTGCGATTGCGCAGCAGACCGAACGCTGGGAACAGCGATTGCTGATTTTGGCGACGGTCGGTTCGGCTGGCCCGTTCATCGGTCTGTTCGGTACCGTCTGGGGCATCATGACCAGTTTTCAGGCCATTGCCGCGGCGCAGACCACCAATCTGGCCGTAGTGGCACCGGGAATTGCCGAGGCGCTCCTGGCCACGGCACTTGGCCTGCTGGCAGCGATTCCAGCGGTTATCGCCTACAATAAATTCAGCAGCCAGCTAGGTCGCCTGACCACAAGGCTGGAAGGTTTTGCAGACGAATTCTCCGCCATTTTGTCGCGGCAAATGGATGAGAGGGCCTGA
- a CDS encoding YbgC/FadM family acyl-CoA thioesterase has translation MASEIQNELNRWSTIDGTIADGVHERAVRIYFEDTDFSGVVYHAAYLKFMERGRSDFMRCLKLSHGALAENGMAFGVAHMDIRFRAGASIDDLLLVRSVIVEFSGARAVFQQSVLRDDITLVEAKVTVALIRDGRPQRLPADIQTLFRTVCRSQ, from the coding sequence TTGGCCAGCGAAATTCAAAATGAATTGAACCGTTGGAGCACCATTGATGGCACGATTGCCGACGGCGTGCATGAACGCGCAGTGCGAATTTATTTTGAGGACACAGATTTTTCCGGCGTGGTGTATCATGCCGCCTACCTGAAATTCATGGAGCGCGGGCGCAGCGATTTCATGCGCTGCCTCAAGCTCAGTCATGGCGCACTGGCGGAAAATGGCATGGCATTCGGGGTCGCCCATATGGACATCCGGTTTCGCGCCGGGGCCAGCATTGACGATCTGTTGCTTGTGCGCAGCGTAATCGTTGAGTTTTCCGGGGCACGGGCGGTGTTTCAACAATCCGTCCTGCGCGATGACATAACTCTTGTCGAGGCCAAAGTCACTGTGGCTCTGATCCGCGACGGCAGGCCACAAAGGCTGCCTGCGGACATTCAAACGCTTTTCAGAACTGTCTGCAGATCACAGTAA